A genomic segment from Actinomadura hallensis encodes:
- the ppdK gene encoding pyruvate, phosphate dikinase: MPKFVYDFTEGNKDLKDLLGGKGANLAEMTNLGLPVPPGFTITTAACRHYLEHGAMPEGLADEVNEHLARLESAMGKKLGQSDDPLLVSVRSGAKFSMPGMMETVLNVGLNDESVHGLASQAGDERFAWDSYRRLIQMFGRTVMDVDGDLFEEAIDDVKRARGTDDDGDLTADDFKELVERFKAIVRERSGREFPTDPREQMDLAIEAVFNSWNAPRAILYRRQERIPVDLGTAVNICSMVFGNMGMDSGTGVAFTRDPASGQQGVYGDYLQNAQGEDVVAGIRNTVPLTELERIDKASYDRLLEIMETLENHYRDMCDIEFTIERGKLWMLQTRVGKRTAAAAFRIACQLLDQGLIDVDEAVRRVSGDQLAQLMFPRFADSVDGVRKLTRGMNASPGAAVGKAVFTSERAVELAAQGEDVILVRRETNPDDLAGMMAAKGVLTSRGGKTSHAAVVARGMGKTCVCGAEELDVDVKNGHFTAPGGVTVREGDLISIDGTSGDVYLGEAPVEDSPVVRYFEGELSADEGDDLVKAVDRVMRHADERAALKVRANSDNPEDSARARRFGAAGIGLCRTEHMFLGDRRQLIEKLVLAEDDAERQAALDALEPLQKSDFEGIFEAMDGLPVTIRLIDPPLHEFLPDITELSVKVALAGDDADPRDRKLLEAVTRLHEQNPMLGLRGVRLGLVIPGLFAMQVRAIAEAAAARRRAGGDPRPEIMIPLVGAVQELEAVRDEAREILAQVRESTGVDVPALIGTMIELPRAAMTAGQIAEAAEFFSFGTNDLTQTTWGFSRDDVEAAFFGRYLELGIFGVSPFETLDRDGVGRLVRIAAEEGRKARPGIKLGICGEHGGDPDSVHFCHEVGLDYVSCSPFRVPVARLEAGRAAIMAAGSGGSDSR, encoded by the coding sequence GTGCCGAAGTTCGTGTACGACTTCACTGAGGGAAACAAGGACCTCAAAGATCTGCTGGGCGGCAAGGGCGCCAACCTGGCCGAGATGACCAACCTCGGACTGCCCGTCCCCCCGGGGTTCACGATCACCACGGCGGCCTGCCGGCACTACCTCGAGCACGGCGCGATGCCCGAGGGACTGGCGGACGAGGTGAACGAGCACCTGGCCCGGCTGGAGTCCGCGATGGGCAAGAAGCTCGGCCAGAGCGACGACCCGCTGCTGGTCAGCGTGCGCTCCGGCGCCAAGTTCAGCATGCCGGGGATGATGGAGACCGTCCTCAACGTCGGGCTGAACGACGAGTCGGTGCACGGTCTCGCCTCGCAGGCGGGCGATGAGCGGTTCGCGTGGGACTCCTACCGCCGGCTGATCCAGATGTTCGGCAGGACGGTCATGGACGTCGACGGCGACCTCTTCGAGGAGGCCATCGACGACGTCAAGCGCGCCCGCGGCACCGACGACGACGGCGACCTCACCGCCGACGACTTCAAGGAGCTGGTCGAGCGGTTCAAGGCGATCGTCCGGGAGCGGTCCGGCCGGGAGTTCCCGACCGACCCCCGCGAGCAGATGGACCTGGCCATCGAGGCGGTGTTCAACTCCTGGAACGCCCCCCGCGCCATCCTGTACCGCCGCCAGGAGCGCATCCCCGTCGACCTGGGCACCGCCGTCAACATCTGCTCGATGGTGTTCGGCAACATGGGCATGGACTCGGGGACGGGCGTCGCGTTCACCCGCGACCCCGCGTCCGGCCAGCAGGGCGTCTACGGCGACTACCTGCAGAACGCCCAGGGCGAGGACGTCGTCGCCGGCATCCGCAACACCGTGCCGCTGACGGAGCTGGAGCGGATCGACAAGGCGTCCTACGACCGGCTTCTCGAGATCATGGAGACGCTCGAGAACCACTACCGCGACATGTGCGACATCGAGTTCACGATCGAGCGCGGGAAGCTGTGGATGCTGCAGACCCGGGTCGGCAAGCGGACCGCCGCCGCGGCGTTCCGCATCGCCTGCCAGCTCCTCGACCAGGGGCTCATCGACGTGGACGAGGCCGTCCGCCGCGTCAGCGGCGACCAGCTCGCCCAGCTGATGTTCCCCCGCTTCGCCGACTCGGTCGACGGGGTGCGGAAGCTGACCCGGGGCATGAACGCCTCGCCGGGCGCCGCCGTCGGCAAGGCCGTGTTCACCTCCGAACGGGCCGTGGAACTGGCCGCCCAGGGCGAGGACGTGATCCTCGTGCGCCGCGAGACCAACCCCGACGACCTCGCCGGGATGATGGCCGCCAAGGGCGTCCTGACGTCCCGCGGCGGCAAGACCTCGCACGCCGCCGTGGTCGCCCGCGGCATGGGCAAGACCTGCGTCTGCGGCGCTGAGGAGCTGGACGTCGACGTCAAGAACGGGCACTTCACGGCCCCCGGCGGCGTGACGGTCCGGGAGGGCGACCTGATCTCCATCGACGGGACCTCCGGGGACGTGTACCTCGGCGAGGCGCCCGTGGAGGACTCGCCCGTCGTCCGGTACTTCGAGGGCGAGCTGTCCGCCGACGAGGGCGACGACCTCGTGAAGGCCGTCGACCGCGTCATGCGGCACGCCGACGAGCGGGCGGCGCTGAAGGTCCGCGCGAACTCCGACAACCCCGAGGACTCGGCGCGGGCGCGCCGGTTCGGCGCCGCGGGGATCGGGCTGTGCCGCACCGAGCACATGTTCCTCGGCGACCGGCGGCAGCTCATCGAGAAGCTGGTCCTGGCCGAGGACGACGCGGAGCGGCAGGCCGCGCTCGACGCCCTGGAGCCGCTGCAGAAGAGCGACTTCGAGGGCATCTTCGAGGCGATGGACGGCCTGCCGGTCACGATCCGGCTGATCGACCCGCCGCTGCACGAGTTCCTTCCCGACATCACCGAGCTCTCCGTCAAGGTCGCGCTCGCGGGCGACGACGCGGACCCCAGGGACCGGAAGCTGCTCGAGGCCGTCACCCGGCTGCACGAGCAGAACCCTATGCTCGGACTGCGCGGCGTGCGGCTCGGTCTGGTGATTCCGGGGCTGTTCGCGATGCAGGTCCGCGCGATCGCCGAGGCCGCGGCGGCGCGGCGCCGCGCCGGCGGCGACCCGCGCCCGGAGATCATGATCCCGCTCGTCGGGGCCGTCCAGGAGCTGGAGGCCGTCCGCGACGAGGCCCGCGAGATCCTGGCGCAGGTCAGGGAGTCCACGGGGGTGGACGTACCGGCGCTGATCGGCACGATGATCGAGCTGCCGAGGGCGGCGATGACGGCCGGGCAGATCGCCGAGGCCGCCGAGTTCTTCTCGTTCGGCACCAACGACCTCACCCAGACCACCTGGGGCTTCTCCCGCGACGACGTCGAGGCTGCGTTCTTCGGCCGCTACCTGGAGCTCGGGATCTTCGGGGTGTCGCCGTTCGAGACCCTCGACCGGGACGGCGTGGGGCGGCTCGTCCGCATCGCCGCCGAGGAGGGCCGGAAGGCGCGGCCGGGGATCAAGCTGGGCATCTGCGGCGAGCACGGCGGCGACCCCGACTCGGTGCACTTCTGCCACGAGGTCGGGCTCGACTACGTGTCCTGCTCGCCGTTCCGCGTCCCCGTCGCGCGGCTGGAGGCGGGCCGCGCCGCGATCATGGCGGCGGGGTCCGGCGGGAGCGACAGCCGCTGA
- a CDS encoding glycoside hydrolase family 15 protein, with translation MRPNVAGGRAGDPFAPIADFGFLSDCETTALVAPSGNIEWMCLPRMDSPSVFGSLLDRDAGYFRVGPAGVEVPAAQRYIPGTMVMETTWWVHGGWLVVTDALLMGPWHHETERSHTHRRAPTDYDADHVLLRMVRCVNGQVQVRLDCMPVFDYGRAPARWEHTGAGYHEALARGDGVDLRLTTDMNVGFEGSLATARTLLKQGESRFVALSWSEHAAPSSYEEAHERLVWTVHHWQHWLDRGRFPDHPWRSHLQRSALTLKGLTFAPSGAVAAAATTSLPETPGGDRNWDYRYTWIRDSTMALWAFYTLGYDWEANDFFYFITDVAEAAEGKLQIMYGLDGREELPESTLDHLSGYDDARPVRIGNDAYMQAQHDVWGAIIGSIYLFVRKRDRLDDRLWKIIIKQVEDALANWRFPDCGMWEVRGEPKHFTSSKIFCWVAADRGARLARVRGDRERARRWQAAADEIHADVLANALDERGVFTAHYGATALDASALLIPLLGFLPADDKRVRETVLAIADELSEDDLVLRYRAAETDDGFDSEEGTFTICSFWLVSALVMIGELDRARALCEKLLSYASPLQLYAEELDPHTGRHLGNFPQAFTHLALINAVMQVIRAENGEPQTTLA, from the coding sequence GTGAGACCGAATGTCGCCGGCGGCAGGGCGGGGGACCCGTTCGCCCCCATCGCCGACTTCGGCTTCCTGTCCGACTGCGAGACGACCGCCCTGGTCGCGCCGAGCGGCAACATCGAGTGGATGTGCCTGCCCCGCATGGACTCGCCCAGCGTGTTCGGCTCGCTGCTGGACCGCGACGCCGGGTACTTCCGGGTCGGCCCGGCGGGCGTGGAGGTGCCCGCCGCGCAGCGCTACATCCCCGGCACCATGGTGATGGAGACCACCTGGTGGGTGCACGGCGGCTGGCTGGTGGTGACGGACGCCCTCCTCATGGGGCCGTGGCACCACGAGACGGAACGTTCCCACACCCACCGCCGGGCCCCGACGGACTACGACGCCGACCACGTCCTGCTGCGGATGGTGCGGTGCGTGAACGGCCAGGTCCAGGTCCGGCTCGACTGCATGCCGGTGTTCGACTACGGCCGGGCGCCCGCCCGCTGGGAGCACACCGGCGCCGGGTACCACGAGGCCCTCGCGCGCGGCGACGGCGTCGACCTGCGGCTCACCACCGACATGAACGTCGGGTTCGAGGGGTCGCTCGCCACGGCCCGCACGCTGCTGAAGCAGGGCGAGTCCCGCTTCGTCGCGCTGTCGTGGAGCGAGCACGCGGCCCCCTCGTCCTACGAGGAGGCGCACGAGCGGCTCGTCTGGACGGTCCACCACTGGCAGCACTGGCTGGACCGGGGCCGCTTCCCCGACCACCCGTGGCGCAGCCACCTGCAGCGCAGCGCGCTGACCCTCAAGGGCCTGACGTTCGCGCCCTCCGGCGCGGTCGCGGCCGCGGCGACGACGTCGCTGCCGGAGACCCCGGGCGGCGACCGCAACTGGGACTACCGCTACACGTGGATCCGCGACTCCACGATGGCGCTGTGGGCGTTCTACACGCTGGGCTACGACTGGGAGGCCAACGACTTCTTCTACTTCATCACCGACGTCGCCGAGGCGGCCGAGGGCAAGCTGCAGATCATGTACGGGCTGGACGGCCGGGAGGAGCTGCCCGAGTCCACGCTGGACCACCTCAGCGGCTACGACGACGCCCGTCCCGTCCGGATCGGCAACGACGCGTACATGCAGGCGCAGCACGACGTGTGGGGCGCGATCATCGGCTCCATCTACCTGTTCGTGCGCAAGCGCGACCGCCTCGACGACCGGCTCTGGAAGATCATCATCAAGCAGGTGGAGGACGCGCTCGCCAACTGGCGCTTCCCCGACTGCGGCATGTGGGAGGTGCGCGGCGAGCCGAAGCACTTCACCTCGTCCAAGATCTTCTGCTGGGTCGCGGCCGATCGCGGCGCCCGCCTCGCCCGCGTCCGCGGCGACCGGGAGCGCGCGCGGCGCTGGCAGGCCGCCGCCGACGAGATCCACGCCGACGTGCTGGCCAACGCGCTGGACGAGCGGGGCGTCTTCACCGCGCACTACGGCGCGACGGCCCTGGACGCCTCGGCGCTGCTGATCCCGCTGCTCGGCTTCCTGCCCGCCGACGACAAGCGCGTCCGCGAGACCGTCCTCGCGATCGCCGACGAGCTGTCGGAGGACGACCTCGTCCTGCGCTACCGCGCCGCGGAGACCGACGACGGGTTCGACTCGGAGGAGGGCACCTTCACGATCTGCTCGTTCTGGCTGGTCAGCGCGCTGGTGATGATCGGTGAGCTGGACCGGGCCCGGGCTCTGTGCGAGAAACTGCTGTCATACGCGAGCCCGCTGCAGCTGTACGCCGAGGAGCTCGACCCGCACACCGGCCGCCACCTCGGCAACTTCCCGCAGGCGTTCACCCACCTCGCGCTGATCAACGCGGTGATGCAGGTGATCAGGGCCGAGAACGGCGAGCCCCAGACCACCCTGGCCTGA
- the secD gene encoding protein translocase subunit SecD — MNRANVVRAVLAFAVLATSFYFAYTKPARLGLDLRGGTQIVLETQDSPTVKADRESTDRALEVLRRRIDALGVAESSITRSGDRRLIVELPDVQDPTRATEAIGRTAQLTAHPVLPNTGKPDKEKGQQLIPDESGRQILIGPAALTGEGIGEANASYDPQNLGGWAVNVDFKGKGGKIWEELTAKAACAVGDERRIAIVLDGKVISSPQVTQSVPCGIGITGGSTQITGDFSAEEAKDLAALIEGGALPVPVKVIEQRVVGPTLGEEAIEASAKASVIGIILTGLFIVSVYRLVGFLATIALAGYALISYGALVAIGATLTLPGLAGFVLAIGMAIDANVLAFERAREERAALRGRRARSALATGFNKAWSAIADTAVTTLLAGALLFFLASGPVRGFGVTLTIGVLGSLVSAMLLSRVLTDAAAARAPKFTSGKWGGIGGPGRIRRWLEESGPDLMKHRRLWLGISALAIVAGAVGIFTQGFNYGVEFTGGRIVEYSTSRPLDIDVAREAVSDAGFPRAVVQNSGEDDISVRTSDLTNEEEKRIQEALAAKGGGAEKIRDELIGPSLGSELRTKALIALGVALLAQLAYLTLRFRWTFATGAVVAMFHDIMVVAGVFAWLHKPIDGVFLAALLTIIGYSVNDSVVVFDRIRELWGADPKGRFADIANRGTLQTVPRTINTGMGALFILAALAILGGDSLRDFAIALLIGIVVGTYSSVFTATPVAIVLERYAKSPPPKPKDRPKAPVHRTSDSSGAVV; from the coding sequence TTGAACCGCGCCAACGTGGTGCGGGCGGTGCTGGCATTCGCCGTCCTCGCCACGTCCTTCTACTTCGCCTACACCAAACCCGCCCGGCTCGGTCTCGACCTCCGCGGCGGCACCCAGATCGTCCTGGAGACGCAGGACTCCCCGACCGTCAAGGCCGACCGGGAGTCGACCGACCGCGCGCTGGAGGTCCTGCGGCGGCGCATCGACGCCCTCGGCGTGGCCGAGTCGTCGATCACCCGGTCCGGTGACCGCCGCCTGATCGTCGAGCTGCCGGACGTCCAGGACCCGACCCGCGCGACCGAGGCGATCGGCAGGACCGCCCAGCTCACCGCGCACCCCGTGCTCCCCAACACCGGCAAGCCCGACAAGGAGAAGGGCCAGCAGCTCATCCCGGACGAGAGCGGGCGGCAGATCCTCATCGGGCCCGCCGCGCTCACCGGAGAGGGCATCGGCGAGGCCAACGCCTCCTACGACCCGCAGAACCTCGGCGGGTGGGCCGTCAACGTCGACTTCAAGGGCAAGGGCGGCAAGATCTGGGAGGAGCTGACCGCCAAGGCCGCCTGCGCCGTCGGCGACGAGCGGCGCATCGCGATCGTCCTGGACGGCAAGGTCATCTCCTCGCCGCAGGTGACCCAGAGCGTGCCCTGCGGCATCGGCATCACCGGCGGGTCCACGCAGATCACCGGCGACTTCAGCGCCGAGGAGGCCAAGGACCTCGCGGCCCTCATCGAGGGCGGTGCGCTCCCCGTCCCCGTGAAGGTCATCGAGCAGCGGGTGGTCGGCCCGACGCTGGGCGAGGAGGCGATCGAGGCCAGCGCCAAGGCCTCCGTCATCGGCATCATCCTCACCGGGCTGTTCATCGTCTCGGTGTACCGCCTCGTCGGCTTCCTCGCGACGATCGCGCTGGCCGGGTACGCGCTGATCTCCTACGGCGCCCTCGTCGCGATCGGGGCGACGCTGACGCTGCCCGGTCTGGCCGGTTTCGTCTTGGCCATCGGCATGGCGATCGACGCCAACGTGCTCGCGTTCGAACGCGCGAGAGAGGAACGGGCGGCCCTCCGCGGCCGCAGGGCGCGCTCGGCGCTGGCCACCGGGTTCAACAAGGCGTGGTCGGCGATCGCCGACACCGCCGTCACCACGCTGCTCGCCGGTGCGCTGCTGTTCTTCCTCGCGTCCGGGCCGGTGCGCGGCTTCGGTGTCACCCTCACCATCGGCGTGCTCGGCTCCCTGGTCTCCGCGATGCTGCTGAGCCGCGTCCTCACCGACGCCGCCGCCGCGCGGGCCCCCAAGTTCACCAGCGGCAAGTGGGGCGGCATCGGCGGCCCGGGGCGCATCCGGCGGTGGCTGGAGGAGAGCGGCCCCGACCTGATGAAGCACCGGCGGCTGTGGCTCGGCATCTCCGCGCTCGCCATCGTCGCCGGCGCGGTCGGCATCTTCACCCAGGGCTTCAACTACGGGGTGGAGTTCACCGGCGGCCGCATCGTCGAGTACTCCACGAGCCGCCCGCTCGACATCGACGTCGCCCGGGAGGCGGTCTCCGACGCCGGTTTCCCGCGGGCCGTCGTGCAGAACTCCGGCGAGGACGACATCTCGGTCCGGACGAGCGACCTCACCAACGAGGAGGAGAAGCGCATCCAGGAGGCCCTGGCCGCGAAGGGCGGCGGGGCCGAGAAGATCCGCGACGAGCTGATCGGGCCCAGCCTCGGCAGTGAGCTGCGGACCAAGGCGCTGATCGCCCTGGGGGTCGCGCTGCTGGCGCAGCTCGCCTATCTGACGCTCAGGTTCCGCTGGACGTTCGCGACCGGCGCCGTGGTCGCCATGTTCCACGACATCATGGTCGTCGCGGGCGTCTTCGCCTGGCTCCACAAACCGATCGACGGGGTCTTCCTCGCCGCACTGCTCACGATCATCGGTTACTCGGTGAACGACTCGGTGGTGGTGTTCGACCGCATCCGGGAACTGTGGGGCGCCGATCCCAAGGGCAGGTTCGCCGACATCGCGAACCGGGGAACCCTGCAGACCGTCCCGCGGACGATCAACACCGGGATGGGCGCGCTGTTCATCCTGGCGGCGCTGGCCATCCTCGGCGGCGACTCGCTGCGGGACTTCGCCATCGCGCTGCTCATCGGCATCGTGGTCGGCACGTACTCCAGCGTGTTCACCGCGACTCCGGTGGCGATCGTCCTGGAGCGGTACGCGAAGTCCCCGCCGCCGAAGCCCAAGGACAGGCCCAAGGCGCCGGTCCACCGCACCTCCGACAGCTCGGGCGCGGTCGTCTAG
- a CDS encoding glycine--tRNA ligase produces the protein MARRSDVLDTIVNLAKRRGLVYPSSEIYGGLRASWDYGPLGVELKNNIKRQWWKSMVQGREDVVGLDSSVILAREVWEASGHVEAFVDPLTECQSCHKRFRADHLEEAYEGKHGRPPANGLADIGCPNCGVKGSFTEPRMFNGLLKTYLGPVEDESGLSYLRPETAQGIFINYLNVQQSARRKVPFGIGQIGKSFRNEITPGNFIFRTREFEQMELEFFVKPGTDEEWHQYWIDERLQWYVDLGIRKENLRLYEHPQEKLSHYSKRTVDVEYRFDFAGAEWGELEGVANRTDYDLTTHSKASGADLSFFDQESGERYTPYVIEPSAGVDRCALTFMMDAYAEDEAPNAKGKMEKRTVMRLDRRLAPVKVAVLPLSRNADLSPKARDLAAQLRRNWNVDFDDAGAIGRRYRRQDEIGTPFCVTVDFDTLEDDAVTVRERDSMGQERIALGQVESFLAAQLAGC, from the coding sequence ATGGCACGCCGTTCCGATGTGCTGGACACGATCGTCAACCTCGCCAAACGGAGGGGCCTGGTCTACCCGTCGAGCGAGATCTACGGCGGGCTCCGCGCCTCCTGGGACTACGGGCCGCTCGGCGTCGAGCTGAAGAACAACATCAAGCGCCAGTGGTGGAAGTCCATGGTGCAGGGCCGCGAGGACGTCGTCGGCCTCGACTCGAGCGTCATCCTGGCGCGCGAGGTGTGGGAGGCGAGCGGCCACGTCGAGGCGTTCGTCGACCCGCTCACCGAGTGCCAGTCCTGCCACAAGCGCTTCCGGGCCGACCACCTGGAGGAGGCGTACGAGGGCAAGCACGGCCGCCCGCCCGCCAACGGGCTCGCCGACATCGGCTGCCCCAACTGCGGGGTGAAGGGCTCGTTCACCGAGCCGCGGATGTTCAACGGCCTGCTCAAGACCTACCTCGGGCCGGTCGAGGACGAGTCGGGGCTGTCCTACCTGCGTCCCGAGACGGCGCAGGGCATCTTCATCAACTACCTGAACGTCCAGCAGTCCGCCCGCCGCAAGGTGCCGTTCGGCATCGGGCAGATCGGCAAGTCGTTCCGCAACGAGATCACGCCCGGCAACTTCATCTTCCGGACCCGCGAGTTCGAGCAGATGGAGCTGGAGTTCTTCGTCAAGCCCGGCACCGACGAGGAATGGCACCAGTACTGGATCGACGAGCGCCTGCAGTGGTACGTCGACCTCGGCATCCGCAAGGAGAACCTGCGCCTCTACGAGCACCCGCAGGAGAAGCTGTCGCACTACTCCAAGCGGACCGTGGACGTGGAGTACCGCTTCGACTTCGCCGGCGCGGAGTGGGGCGAGCTGGAGGGCGTCGCCAACCGCACCGACTACGACCTGACGACGCACTCCAAGGCGTCCGGCGCCGACCTGTCGTTCTTCGACCAGGAGTCCGGCGAGCGGTACACCCCGTACGTGATCGAGCCGTCCGCGGGCGTCGACCGCTGCGCGCTCACGTTCATGATGGACGCCTACGCCGAGGACGAGGCGCCCAACGCCAAGGGCAAGATGGAGAAGCGCACCGTCATGCGGCTCGACCGGCGGCTCGCCCCGGTGAAGGTCGCGGTGCTGCCGCTGTCGCGCAACGCCGATCTGTCGCCGAAGGCCCGGGATCTCGCCGCGCAGCTGCGCCGCAACTGGAACGTCGACTTCGACGACGCGGGCGCCATCGGCCGCCGCTACCGCCGCCAGGACGAGATCGGCACGCCGTTCTGCGTCACGGTCGACTTCGACACCCTGGAGGACGACGCGGTCACCGTCCGGGAGCGCGACTCGATGGGCCAGGAGCGCATCGCGCTCGGCCAGGTCGAGTCGTTCCTCGCCGCCCAGCTCGCCGGCTGCTGA
- a CDS encoding DUF1906 domain-containing protein — MRHAVLSGTVLAGAAVSVLAVLGAAPERPVSGRMAAPVRDTGEARGPGGVSAPRVVEYRGLRIPVPDGWEVHDLDRDPARCVRYDRHALYLGSPGPQPDCPARVVGRTEAVHVQPSADAPPADRRTVPAADLAELTIPRTVDGETRIDLREAGITITGVYGTDPGALERMLRGARLTGERPGASRTPGTSPPEPGSPVPSPFPPSPSPPSPSMASTPGPTPSVSSTPREGASQEGAADAEKSWVKGMGFDTCTAPSLAAMKAWRPSFKVTNIYMGGAARGCAQPNLTERWVREVRAMGYRILPTYVGLQAPCGSRSQKFTAKNAAAEGGKAAVDAARKARALGIPPGAPIYFDMEAYDSRKSACKAAVLRFVDNWVRRLKDEGYTPCLYSSAGSGVRDVGNATGIAKPEGIWYAHWDGKAQIYGDRYLPDSWWNPHRRIKQYRGDHNETHGGVTLNIDSNIADGLAY, encoded by the coding sequence CGTCCTCGGGGCGGCGCCCGAACGGCCCGTGTCGGGCCGGATGGCCGCGCCGGTGCGCGACACCGGGGAGGCCCGCGGCCCGGGCGGCGTGAGCGCCCCCCGCGTCGTGGAGTACCGGGGGCTGCGCATCCCCGTCCCGGACGGCTGGGAGGTCCACGACCTCGACCGCGACCCGGCCCGCTGCGTCCGCTACGACCGGCACGCCCTCTACCTCGGCAGCCCCGGGCCGCAGCCCGACTGCCCGGCCCGCGTCGTGGGCCGCACCGAGGCCGTCCACGTCCAGCCCTCGGCGGACGCCCCGCCGGCGGACCGGCGGACCGTCCCCGCCGCGGACCTCGCCGAGCTGACGATCCCGCGGACCGTCGACGGCGAGACGCGCATCGACCTCCGCGAGGCCGGGATCACGATCACCGGCGTCTACGGGACGGACCCCGGCGCGCTCGAGCGGATGCTGCGCGGCGCCCGGCTGACCGGTGAACGTCCCGGCGCCTCGCGCACGCCGGGGACGAGCCCGCCCGAGCCCGGCTCGCCCGTGCCGTCCCCGTTCCCGCCGTCCCCCTCACCGCCGTCCCCCTCCATGGCGAGCACGCCGGGGCCGACGCCGTCCGTGTCGAGCACGCCGCGGGAAGGGGCGTCCCAGGAGGGCGCCGCCGATGCGGAGAAGAGCTGGGTGAAGGGGATGGGTTTCGACACCTGCACCGCCCCGTCCCTGGCGGCGATGAAGGCGTGGCGGCCCTCGTTCAAGGTCACCAACATCTACATGGGCGGCGCGGCGCGCGGATGCGCGCAACCGAACCTCACCGAGCGGTGGGTGCGCGAGGTCCGCGCGATGGGCTACCGGATCCTGCCCACCTACGTCGGCCTGCAGGCGCCCTGCGGCAGCCGCTCGCAGAAGTTCACCGCGAAGAACGCCGCGGCGGAGGGCGGGAAGGCCGCCGTGGACGCCGCCCGCAAGGCCAGGGCGCTCGGCATCCCGCCCGGCGCGCCGATCTACTTCGACATGGAGGCCTACGACAGCCGCAAGAGCGCCTGCAAGGCGGCGGTCCTGCGGTTCGTCGACAACTGGGTCCGCCGGCTGAAGGACGAGGGGTACACGCCCTGCCTCTACAGCAGCGCGGGCTCCGGCGTCCGGGACGTGGGCAACGCCACCGGCATCGCCAAGCCCGAGGGCATCTGGTACGCCCACTGGGACGGAAAGGCCCAGATCTACGGCGACCGCTATCTGCCCGACAGCTGGTGGAACCCGCACCGGCGCATCAAGCAGTACCGCGGCGACCATAACGAGACGCACGGCGGAGTCACCCTCAACATCGACAGCAATATCGCCGACGGCCTCGCCTATTAG